From Pirellulales bacterium, a single genomic window includes:
- a CDS encoding CocE/NonD family hydrolase: MSLRLLRPALVLALALLTSLCVATDDARGQGRDYVVSHYTKFEYRIPMRDGTKLFTAVYVPKDQSQQYPMLLLRTPYSVRPYGADQYKTDLGPSTLFGQQGYIFVYQDVRGRWMSEGDFLHVRPYIANKNGSQDVDETSDTWDTIEWLTKHIPNHNGRVGMYGISYPGFYTSCGIIDAHPALKAASPQAPVADWFVGDDWHHNGAFFLAHAFGWMSSNDRFRDKPTKKFSFSFDYGTPDGYQFFLNFGPLAEANRRHFKEAMPHWDEVISHPNYDEFWKARNIRPHLKNIRPAVMTVAGWFDAEDLFGTLETYKSIESTSPNIQNVLVMGPWRHGGWSRDAGDNLGDINFNSKTAEFYREKIELPFFEYHLKSKGDGAHPEAWVFETGTNDWQKYDAWPPKTSQRRSIYLANGGRLTNDAPPNSEPADAHDAYLSDPHRPVPFMKGTFVGMPTRYMLEDQRFAAQRPDVLVYQTDVLAEDMRLAGPVEVELHVATSGTDSDFVVKLIDVYPDEYPDPEPNPTGVRMGGYQQMVRGDVMRGKYRASFENPQAFTPGEPTIVKFVMPDICHSFRSGHRLMVQVQSSWFPLVDRNPQTFVDIYRAEERDYRAATQQVFRSSARPSRLTVSILP, encoded by the coding sequence ATGTCATTACGACTTCTTCGCCCTGCGCTCGTACTTGCTCTGGCGCTGCTGACGTCACTGTGTGTCGCGACGGATGACGCACGCGGCCAGGGACGCGATTACGTGGTTTCGCACTATACGAAGTTCGAATACCGAATTCCGATGCGCGACGGCACAAAGCTGTTTACGGCCGTCTATGTGCCGAAGGATCAGTCGCAGCAGTACCCGATGTTATTGTTGCGGACTCCCTACAGTGTGCGCCCCTATGGCGCGGACCAGTACAAGACCGATTTGGGGCCGAGCACGCTGTTCGGGCAGCAAGGTTACATATTTGTTTATCAGGATGTACGTGGCCGCTGGATGTCAGAAGGAGATTTTCTGCACGTCCGGCCGTACATCGCCAACAAGAACGGATCGCAAGACGTCGACGAGACAAGCGACACCTGGGATACCATCGAATGGCTGACGAAGCACATTCCCAATCACAACGGCCGCGTCGGCATGTATGGTATTTCGTATCCCGGTTTCTATACTTCGTGCGGCATAATCGACGCGCATCCCGCGCTCAAGGCAGCGTCCCCTCAGGCTCCGGTGGCGGACTGGTTCGTCGGTGACGACTGGCATCACAACGGGGCCTTCTTTCTCGCCCACGCGTTCGGCTGGATGTCGTCGAATGATCGGTTTCGCGACAAACCGACGAAAAAATTCTCGTTCTCATTCGATTATGGCACGCCTGACGGATATCAGTTCTTTTTGAACTTCGGTCCCTTGGCCGAGGCGAACCGTCGGCATTTCAAGGAAGCGATGCCACACTGGGACGAGGTGATCTCGCACCCGAACTACGACGAATTCTGGAAAGCGCGCAACATCCGGCCGCATTTGAAAAACATCCGCCCGGCCGTGATGACCGTGGCTGGCTGGTTCGACGCCGAGGATTTGTTTGGGACGCTGGAGACTTACAAGAGCATCGAGAGCACGAGTCCCAACATTCAGAACGTGCTGGTAATGGGGCCCTGGCGCCACGGGGGCTGGTCGCGCGATGCCGGCGATAATTTGGGGGACATTAACTTTAACTCCAAGACGGCCGAGTTCTATCGCGAGAAAATCGAACTCCCGTTCTTCGAATATCACTTGAAGAGCAAAGGAGACGGCGCCCATCCCGAGGCCTGGGTCTTCGAAACCGGGACCAACGACTGGCAAAAGTACGACGCCTGGCCACCCAAGACTTCGCAGCGTCGCTCGATCTACTTGGCCAACGGAGGCCGGCTGACGAACGATGCGCCGCCGAATTCCGAGCCGGCCGACGCGCATGACGCGTACCTCAGCGACCCGCATCGGCCGGTGCCCTTTATGAAGGGGACGTTCGTCGGTATGCCCACGCGTTACATGCTCGAGGATCAGCGTTTCGCCGCGCAACGTCCGGATGTATTGGTCTATCAGACGGACGTATTGGCCGAGGACATGCGTCTGGCGGGCCCCGTTGAAGTGGAGTTGCACGTCGCGACTTCAGGCACGGACTCGGACTTTGTCGTCAAGCTGATTGACGTCTATCCGGACGAGTATCCCGATCCGGAACCCAATCCAACCGGAGTGCGCATGGGGGGATATCAGCAAATGGTCCGCGGCGACGTGATGCGCGGGAAGTATCGGGCGAGCTTCGAAAACCCGCAGGCATTCACGCCCGGCGAACCAACGATCGTCAAGTTTGTCATGCCGGATATTTGCCACTCGTTCCGCAGCGGGCATCGACTGATGGTGCAGGTGCAGAGCAGTTGGTTCCCGTTGGTCGACCGCAATCCGCAGACGTTCGTCGACATTTATCGTGCCGAGGAGCGGGATTATCGCGCCGCAACGCAGCAAGTCTTTCGCTCGTCGGCGCGGCCGTCACGTTTGACCGTCTCGATTCTGCCCTAG
- a CDS encoding glucose 1-dehydrogenase codes for MNVEGKAAIVTGGGTGVGRATALELARRGCAVLINYSRSRDEAEQTAADVTALGVRGLAVQADVAEDAACRKMVDTAVREFGRLDVLVNNAGTTRFIPHDQLDDVKTEDWERIMAVNLHGPFQCARAAAAAIRASSGEGEIVNIASTAGIAAMGSSIPYCASKAALLNTTVALARVLAPNIRVNAVAPGFIDGRWLRNGLGASFEVALKMYEDRLPLGRVCQPEDVAAAVISLITGSDTVTGQTIVCDSGMLIADFIARPKPRT; via the coding sequence ATGAACGTCGAAGGAAAGGCAGCTATCGTCACCGGCGGCGGCACCGGGGTCGGTCGGGCCACCGCACTCGAACTGGCACGGCGCGGCTGCGCGGTGCTCATCAATTACTCACGATCGCGCGACGAGGCCGAGCAGACCGCCGCCGACGTCACGGCGCTCGGCGTACGCGGCCTCGCCGTTCAGGCAGACGTCGCCGAGGATGCGGCCTGCCGCAAAATGGTCGACACTGCAGTCCGCGAATTCGGACGCCTGGACGTGCTGGTCAACAACGCCGGCACGACTCGCTTCATTCCGCACGATCAGTTAGACGACGTAAAGACCGAAGATTGGGAACGGATCATGGCCGTGAACCTGCACGGTCCGTTTCAGTGCGCGCGCGCCGCGGCGGCCGCGATTCGTGCCAGCAGCGGCGAGGGAGAAATCGTCAACATTGCCAGCACGGCGGGTATCGCTGCGATGGGGAGCTCGATTCCCTATTGCGCTTCGAAGGCGGCGCTCTTGAATACGACGGTCGCACTGGCCCGCGTCCTGGCTCCCAATATCCGCGTCAACGCCGTGGCCCCCGGCTTCATTGACGGGCGCTGGCTGCGCAACGGATTGGGCGCCTCGTTCGAAGTCGCGCTGAAGATGTACGAGGATCGGCTCCCGCTGGGGCGCGTCTGTCAGCCCGAGGACGTGGCCGCCGCTGTCATCAGCCTGATCACGGGCTCCGATACGGTGACCGGTCAAACGATCGTCTGTGACAGCGGCATGCTGATTGCAGACTTTATCGCGCGTCCCAAACCGCGCACCTGA
- a CDS encoding SgcJ/EcaC family oxidoreductase, with protein sequence MIRTIVCLAVLTSTVVMGRGVALAEEPAPPSPDEVAIRKAIASYVEAFNHGDAAAIANHFSETGSYVDPISGERNVGREAITKAVAERFTEGNKPKLSVTVESIRLLNDSVAIEEGTATVVNKRAPPEDSTYVAIHVKKDGKWQLDSVRETLLPEPESDGSSPLDELAWMVGQWANKSSSDTSVDTVCDWTMNGAFITRTFRVAVQGQPVMVGTQIIAWDPVNNRIRSWVFDTDGSFGEGNWTHEENRWTIRTTNTLANGRKATGIQIITKVDDNSFTFESIGRQVDGELLPNVEPITIVRQTKD encoded by the coding sequence ATGATTCGGACTATCGTGTGCTTGGCAGTTTTGACGTCCACGGTCGTCATGGGCCGCGGAGTGGCGTTGGCCGAGGAACCAGCCCCGCCTTCGCCCGATGAAGTGGCGATTCGCAAGGCGATCGCCTCCTACGTCGAAGCATTCAATCACGGCGATGCAGCAGCCATCGCGAATCATTTTTCGGAAACCGGCAGCTACGTCGATCCGATCAGCGGCGAGCGCAACGTCGGCCGCGAGGCCATCACCAAGGCGGTCGCCGAGCGCTTTACCGAGGGGAACAAGCCCAAGCTGAGCGTAACCGTCGAATCCATTCGCCTGTTGAATGACAGCGTCGCGATCGAAGAAGGCACCGCCACGGTGGTAAACAAGAGGGCGCCGCCGGAGGACAGCACGTACGTCGCGATTCACGTCAAGAAGGATGGCAAATGGCAGCTCGACAGTGTGCGCGAAACCCTGTTGCCGGAGCCGGAGAGCGACGGATCCAGCCCGCTGGATGAGCTGGCCTGGATGGTCGGCCAATGGGCCAATAAGTCGTCGAGCGATACGTCGGTCGATACGGTTTGCGACTGGACGATGAACGGCGCGTTCATCACTCGAACATTCCGCGTCGCGGTTCAAGGGCAGCCGGTTATGGTCGGCACACAGATCATCGCCTGGGATCCGGTGAACAATCGCATTCGTTCCTGGGTTTTCGACACCGACGGTAGTTTTGGCGAAGGAAATTGGACCCACGAAGAGAACCGCTGGACGATCCGTACGACGAACACCTTGGCCAACGGCCGCAAGGCGACCGGTATTCAGATCATTACCAAGGTTGACGACAACAGCTTCACTTTCGAATCGATCGGCCGGCAAGTCGACGGCGAGTTGCTGCCGAACGTCGAACCGATCACGATCGTGCGCCAAACCAAAGACTAA
- the ftsH gene encoding ATP-dependent zinc metalloprotease FtsH: MDQQRTPGGPTAPQKAQPPRPRPAAFWLILPLIITGMLLVFYYIGDPTARSEVKYGFFLTELKEDNVSKVVVNGARIRGAFKKIPEAPPADETAKEASKPAALKQEFYTDIPSFVGQDLDRLLYDKLGPQYGAEEVTDGTMTLMIFYLGMTVLLLVVMWAMYRRARDQFMGGGILSGFSKSPAKRYELGKKRITFADVAGLEGVKQDLSEVVEFLKNPQKFQRLGGRIPKGTLLMGPPGTGKTLLAKAVAGEANVPFFSISGSEFIQMFVGVGAGRVRDMFKTAKESAPCILFIDEIDAVGRVRGAGLGGGHDEREQTLNQILSEMDGFSPNEAVIVLAATNRPDVLDPALLRPGRFDRHVTVDRPNLKARVAIFKVHSRDVPLSDDVNLERLAGGTVGLTGADIRNLVNEAALWATRQGKDKVTMDDFEIARDKILMGPKREEVLTGKEKEMTAYHETGHALLAWIVPGADRLHKVTIIPRGRALGVTQLLPEEDRLNIGETELHARLVFMLGGRAAEKIVFNEYSAGAEDDLKRATQLARRMVTHWGMSERLGPVAYRTSEEHPFLGKEFHEQREFSEHTAQVIDEEVSRILHGAGDRARQLLEENRDKLDALATRLCEREILDEKEIETIIGPSPNRAGSNGHVPHKTPVEQVQADSSVKA, encoded by the coding sequence ATGGATCAGCAGCGTACGCCTGGCGGCCCCACGGCCCCTCAAAAAGCACAGCCGCCGCGTCCCCGCCCGGCCGCCTTCTGGTTGATATTGCCGTTGATCATCACGGGCATGCTGTTGGTGTTTTATTACATCGGAGATCCGACGGCGCGCTCGGAGGTCAAATACGGCTTCTTCCTGACAGAGCTGAAGGAAGACAACGTATCCAAGGTCGTCGTCAACGGCGCCAGGATTCGCGGCGCGTTCAAGAAGATTCCCGAAGCCCCGCCTGCCGACGAGACTGCCAAGGAGGCAAGCAAGCCTGCGGCGCTGAAGCAGGAGTTTTATACAGACATTCCCAGCTTTGTCGGGCAGGATCTCGATCGGCTGCTGTACGACAAGCTCGGACCTCAATACGGCGCCGAGGAAGTCACCGACGGCACGATGACGTTGATGATCTTCTATCTGGGCATGACCGTTCTTCTGCTGGTCGTGATGTGGGCCATGTATCGTCGTGCGCGCGACCAGTTCATGGGGGGCGGCATCTTGTCCGGCTTTAGCAAGAGCCCCGCCAAGCGCTATGAACTGGGTAAGAAACGGATCACCTTCGCCGACGTTGCTGGCCTGGAAGGGGTGAAGCAGGACCTGAGCGAAGTCGTCGAGTTCTTGAAGAACCCGCAAAAGTTCCAGCGCCTGGGGGGACGCATTCCCAAGGGAACGCTGTTGATGGGGCCACCGGGCACCGGCAAGACCTTGTTGGCCAAGGCCGTGGCCGGTGAAGCGAACGTGCCGTTCTTTTCGATCTCGGGCTCTGAGTTCATTCAGATGTTTGTCGGCGTCGGCGCCGGCCGCGTGCGCGACATGTTCAAGACAGCCAAGGAATCGGCTCCCTGCATCCTGTTCATCGACGAAATCGACGCCGTTGGCCGGGTGCGCGGCGCAGGCCTGGGCGGCGGTCACGACGAACGCGAGCAAACGCTGAACCAGATCCTCAGCGAGATGGATGGTTTCAGCCCGAACGAAGCCGTAATCGTGCTGGCCGCCACGAATCGACCCGATGTGCTCGATCCGGCGCTATTGCGCCCAGGACGATTCGATCGCCACGTCACGGTCGACCGTCCGAACCTCAAGGCGCGCGTCGCGATCTTCAAAGTCCATAGCCGTGACGTGCCACTGTCGGACGACGTCAATCTCGAACGCCTGGCCGGTGGCACCGTCGGCTTGACCGGCGCGGATATTCGCAACCTGGTCAACGAGGCTGCGCTGTGGGCCACGCGCCAGGGCAAAGACAAGGTCACGATGGACGATTTCGAAATCGCCCGTGACAAAATCTTGATGGGGCCCAAGCGCGAGGAAGTCCTGACTGGCAAGGAAAAAGAAATGACCGCCTACCACGAGACCGGCCATGCGCTGTTGGCCTGGATCGTGCCGGGGGCCGATCGACTGCACAAAGTGACCATCATTCCGCGCGGGCGGGCTTTGGGCGTGACGCAGCTGCTGCCCGAGGAAGATCGGCTGAACATCGGCGAAACAGAACTACACGCGCGGTTGGTGTTCATGCTCGGTGGGCGTGCGGCCGAAAAGATAGTGTTCAACGAATACAGCGCCGGTGCCGAGGACGACCTGAAACGCGCCACGCAACTAGCCCGCCGCATGGTCACGCATTGGGGCATGAGCGAACGGCTAGGGCCGGTCGCGTATCGCACCAGCGAGGAGCATCCGTTTCTGGGCAAAGAGTTTCACGAGCAGCGCGAGTTCAGCGAGCATACTGCGCAAGTGATCGACGAAGAGGTGTCGCGCATCCTGCACGGGGCCGGTGACCGCGCCCGGCAACTGCTGGAAGAGAATCGTGACAAGCTGGACGCTCTGGCCACGCGCCTTTGCGAGCGCGAAATCCTGGACGAGAAAGAGATCGAAACGATCATCGGCCCTTCTCCCAATCGCGCCGGTAGCAACGGCCACGTGCCGCATAAGACCCCGGTCGAGCAAGTTCAAGCCGACTCGTCCGTCAAGGCGTAA
- a CDS encoding 4a-hydroxytetrahydrobiopterin dehydratase, which translates to MAKDHVFTEAELQAELAKLPGWEVRDGWLRRKFATPGWPHTLLLANTIGYLAEAAYHHPDLSLGYAEVTVKLQTHRVHGITASDTELAAKIDEVVLWKPNGGALEGFPKKWVH; encoded by the coding sequence ATGGCCAAGGATCATGTCTTTACCGAGGCCGAGTTGCAGGCAGAACTGGCGAAGCTCCCTGGCTGGGAGGTCCGCGACGGCTGGCTGCGCCGCAAGTTTGCGACTCCCGGCTGGCCACATACCCTGCTGCTGGCCAATACGATCGGCTACCTGGCCGAGGCCGCATACCACCACCCGGACCTGTCGCTGGGGTACGCCGAAGTGACTGTGAAGCTGCAAACGCACCGGGTTCATGGCATTACGGCCAGCGATACCGAACTGGCCGCTAAGATCGACGAAGTCGTGCTTTGGAAGCCGAACGGGGGCGCCCTGGAAGGATTTCCCAAGAAATGGGTGCATTAG
- a CDS encoding DUF6263 family protein, with product MLCSRAYRYYLLAVTVATCGMISAGAARADNTLRWKFKEGDTLNYVMDRETDMKIDLSGSLIEIKSGMIFDTSWKVKSVDADGTASIEQTVDRIQMKMDSPLGGGLDYDSKKPGSGTGQIWDMMGPMIESLVGQTFTLKATATGQVSDITLPEKVTEQLAKQQGGGGGGGRRGGGGGMGGMMGGLNENSIKEMITRSIVPLPEKAVAPDVKWSQSFAEEMRGAGVKKTEVTYSTSEKTSAEGHEIQKIAAKSDITFEPAEESQVDIEIEEQEGDMTIYFDVNAGRTLKAEGVQKQVIAITAPNREITQEVEEKVTVREGKSDDGKGADKSAKDEK from the coding sequence ATGTTGTGCTCTCGCGCTTATCGGTACTACTTGCTCGCTGTCACTGTCGCGACTTGCGGAATGATCTCCGCCGGCGCCGCGCGTGCTGACAACACGCTACGTTGGAAGTTCAAGGAAGGCGACACCCTGAACTACGTCATGGATCGCGAGACGGATATGAAAATCGATCTCTCCGGTTCACTGATCGAAATCAAATCGGGCATGATCTTCGACACCAGTTGGAAGGTGAAGTCGGTCGACGCCGACGGCACCGCCTCGATCGAGCAAACGGTCGATCGCATTCAGATGAAGATGGATTCGCCCCTGGGTGGCGGATTGGATTACGACTCGAAGAAGCCTGGCAGTGGCACGGGACAAATCTGGGACATGATGGGCCCGATGATCGAATCGCTTGTCGGCCAGACGTTCACGCTGAAGGCCACGGCCACCGGCCAGGTTAGCGACATCACTCTGCCGGAAAAGGTCACCGAGCAACTTGCCAAGCAGCAAGGGGGCGGCGGTGGCGGCGGCCGTCGCGGCGGTGGTGGCGGAATGGGTGGCATGATGGGGGGCCTAAACGAGAACAGCATCAAGGAAATGATCACGCGCTCGATCGTTCCTCTGCCCGAGAAAGCGGTCGCGCCTGATGTGAAGTGGTCGCAGAGCTTCGCCGAAGAGATGCGCGGCGCGGGCGTAAAGAAGACCGAGGTCACGTATTCCACTTCGGAGAAGACGTCGGCCGAAGGACACGAGATTCAGAAGATCGCGGCCAAGAGCGACATCACGTTCGAGCCGGCCGAGGAATCGCAGGTCGATATTGAGATCGAAGAACAAGAAGGGGACATGACGATCTACTTCGATGTCAACGCCGGCCGCACGCTGAAGGCCGAGGGCGTCCAGAAGCAGGTCATCGCGATCACCGCTCCGAACCGCGAGATCACACAAGAAGTCGAAGAGAAGGTCACCGTCCGCGAAGGAAAGAGCGACGACGGTAAGGGTGCCGACAAGTCCGCCAAGGACGAGAAGTAG